The proteins below are encoded in one region of Pseudophryne corroboree isolate aPseCor3 chromosome 8, aPseCor3.hap2, whole genome shotgun sequence:
- the ZIC3 gene encoding zinc finger protein ZIC 3, with product MTMLLDGGPQFPTLGVGGFGTTRHHEMSNRDAGMGLNPFAEPSHAAAFKLSPASHDLSSSQSSAFTPQASGYANALGHHAGQVPSYGGAAFNSTRDFLFRNRNSGLGDASSPGGQHGLFASHGPPGIAEPPGHLIFPGLHEQSSSHTSPNGHVVNGQMHLGLRGDIFGRPDPYRAVPSPRTDHYAAAQFHNYNHMNMSMNVAAHHGPGAFFRYMRQPIKQELSCKWLEESPMNRPQKSCDRTFSSMHELVTHMTMEHVGGPEQTNHICYWEECPRGGKSFKAKYKLVNHIRVHTGEKPFPCPFPGCGKIFARSENLKIHKRTHTGEKPFKCEFEGCDRRFANSSDRKKHMHVHTSDKPYICKVCDKSYTHPSSLRKHMKVHESQGSDSSPAASSGYESATPPAMVSASSEESSKTTSAVIQTNNNTHNPGLLPPNFNEWYV from the exons ATGACGATGCTGCTGGATGGAGGACCTCAGTTTCCCACCCTGGGAGTTGGTGGGTTTGGGACAACTCGCCATCATGAAATGTCCAACCGAGATGCTGGCATGGGGCTTAATCCGTTTGCTGAACCTTCACATGCTGCAGCGTTTAAGCTGAGTCCAGCCAGTCATGATCTCTCATCAAGCCAGAGCTCAGCTTTTACCCCACAGGCATCCGGATATGCCAATGCGCTTGGGCACCATGCTGGGCAGGTACCATCTTATGGCGGCGCTGCCTTTAACTCCACAAGAGATTTTCTTTTCCGAAATCGGAATTCTGGACTTGGAGATGCCTCCTCTCCAGGTGGTCAGCATGGACTTTTTGCTAGCCATGGCCCCCCTGGAATCGCTGAACCCCCAGGACACCTGATCTTCCCAGGGCTTCATGAACAAAGCTCCAGTCACACTTCGCCCAACGGACATGTGGTCAATGGGCAAATGCATTTAGGTCTCAGAGGCGATATTTTTGGACGTCCAGATCCTTACAGAGCTGTGCCCAGCCCCAGGACTGATCATTATGCTGCAGCCCAGTTCCACAACTACAATCACATGAATATGAGTATGAATGTGGCTGCTCACCATGGCCCAGGGGCATTTTTTAGATATATGAGGCAACCTATCAAACAAGAATTATCATGCAAGTGGCTAGAGGAATCACCGATGAACCGCCCGCAGAAATCCTGCGACAGGACATTTAGCAGCATGCATGAGCTGGTTACACATATGACAATGGAACATGTTGGGGGACCAGAACAAACTAATCATATTTGTTACTGGGAGGAATGTCCCAGAGGAGGTAAATCTTTTAAAGCAAAATACAAACTGGTTAATCATAtaagggtgcatacaggagaaaaacCATTTCCCTGTCCATTCCCTGGATGTGGGAAAATCTTTGCACGCTCAGAAAATCTAAAAATCCACAAAAGAACTCATACAG gtgagaagccgtttaagTGTGAGTTTGAAGGATGCGATCGACGGTTTGCAAACAGTAGTGACAGAAAGAAGCATATGCACGTGCATACATCAGACAAACCATACATCTGCAAAGTGTGTGATAAGTCCTACACGCACCCTAGCTCTCTAAGGAAACACATGAAG gtaCATGAATCTCAAGGGTCTGATTCATCCCCAGCTGCCAGCTCAGGTTATGAATCTGCTACCCCCCCAGCAATGGTTTCTGCCAGTAGTGAAGAATCTTCTAAAACTACTTCAGCAGTAATTCAGACTAACAACAACACTCACAACCCAGGATTACTTCCACCCAATTTTAACGAGTGGTACGTCTAA